Proteins from a genomic interval of Microbacterium imperiale:
- a CDS encoding fumarylacetoacetate hydrolase family protein — translation MRLVRYRTESGVRSGVVVTRSGEDGVVDLGDEPLTAILATGMHAVRDAVADAAASLPALSSLRLEPPVRPGKILCLGYNYRGHVPDGVDPTADDPDFPDVFVKTSNTLGGPADPVVVPPVADDVDYEGEIAVVIGRRAKDVRIEDALDHVAGYTILNDVSDRSWQRRQSQWAMGKCFDGFAPLEPWLVTPDEAGDPQDMLVEVVRDGVVTVSQSTATTIFSVAYVVSYLSSVMTLEPGDVVSTGTPQKLPDAQRAHRPLRAGDAVTVRVERLGELTTTFIGGPA, via the coding sequence GTGAGGCTCGTCCGCTACCGCACCGAGTCGGGCGTGCGCTCGGGCGTCGTCGTCACCCGAAGCGGCGAGGACGGCGTCGTCGACCTCGGCGACGAGCCGCTCACCGCGATCCTCGCGACCGGGATGCATGCCGTCCGCGACGCGGTCGCCGATGCGGCGGCATCCCTTCCGGCCCTGTCGTCGCTGCGGCTCGAGCCGCCGGTGCGGCCCGGCAAGATCCTCTGCCTCGGGTACAACTACCGCGGTCACGTGCCCGACGGCGTCGATCCGACGGCCGATGACCCCGACTTCCCGGACGTGTTCGTCAAGACCTCGAACACCCTGGGCGGCCCCGCCGACCCGGTCGTGGTGCCGCCGGTCGCGGACGACGTCGACTACGAGGGCGAGATCGCTGTCGTCATCGGCCGCCGCGCGAAGGACGTCCGTATCGAGGACGCGCTCGACCATGTCGCCGGCTACACGATCCTCAACGACGTCTCGGACCGCTCGTGGCAGCGGCGGCAGAGCCAGTGGGCCATGGGCAAGTGCTTCGACGGGTTCGCTCCGCTCGAACCGTGGCTCGTGACGCCCGATGAGGCCGGCGACCCGCAGGACATGCTCGTGGAGGTCGTGCGAGACGGTGTCGTCACCGTCTCGCAGTCGACGGCGACGACGATCTTCTCGGTCGCGTACGTCGTGTCGTACCTCAGCAGCGTCATGACGCTCGAACCCGGCGACGTCGTCTCGACCGGCACGCCGCAGAAGCTGCCCGACGCCCAGCGCGCCCACCGGCCGCTGCGCGCGGGCGATGCCGTGACCGTCCGCGTCGAACGGCTCGGCGAACTGACCACCACCTTCATCGGAGGCCCCGCATGA
- a CDS encoding DUF624 domain-containing protein, with protein sequence MKRISHNTYATVFGVVYLGLMTNLLLLASCLPFVVLLVITDPALSWPMLAVVAPLCAPGITAAFATFRAHGDGDTQVVRTFVRTWKRSWRKAMLLGAVVVAALVVVLVDVRFFAPLQAGVAVVPLLAVLTVLVLAASLVAFAALAEERDAALRSIARAALFLSVRRWWLSLVSLAVIALQAGLFVTMPAVAIGLSAAPALYLAWANARYILRPVLGDPEPRTV encoded by the coding sequence GTGAAGCGCATCTCGCACAACACGTACGCCACGGTCTTCGGGGTCGTCTACCTCGGCCTGATGACCAACCTGCTGCTCCTGGCGTCGTGCCTGCCGTTCGTCGTGCTGCTGGTCATCACCGACCCGGCGCTGTCGTGGCCGATGCTCGCCGTCGTCGCGCCGCTGTGCGCGCCGGGGATCACGGCGGCGTTCGCGACCTTCCGCGCCCACGGCGACGGCGACACCCAGGTCGTCCGCACCTTCGTCCGAACCTGGAAGCGCTCGTGGCGCAAGGCCATGCTGCTGGGCGCGGTCGTGGTCGCCGCCCTCGTCGTCGTGCTCGTCGACGTGCGCTTCTTCGCGCCGCTGCAGGCGGGCGTCGCCGTGGTGCCGCTGCTGGCCGTCCTGACGGTGCTGGTGCTGGCCGCGTCGCTCGTGGCTTTCGCCGCCCTCGCGGAGGAGCGGGATGCCGCGCTGCGCTCGATCGCCCGCGCGGCTCTGTTCCTGAGCGTGCGGCGGTGGTGGCTGAGCCTCGTCTCGCTGGCGGTCATCGCCCTGCAGGCCGGGCTCTTCGTCACGATGCCGGCCGTCGCGATCGGCCTCTCCGCGGCGCCGGCGCTCTACCTCGCGTGGGCCAACGCCCGCTACATCCTCCGTCCGGTGCTCGGCGACCCCGAGCCCCGGACCGTCTGA
- the kduD gene encoding 2-dehydro-3-deoxy-D-gluconate 5-dehydrogenase KduD, with protein MILDSFRLDGRVALVTGSTRGLGQGAALALAEAGADVALLDRGDAAETAERIAALGRRAHRIRLDLGTATPEQLAEAVAETVAELGGIDILVNNAGTIRRAPAAEHPATDWDEVLAVNLDAVFHLSQAAGRRMIAQGSGRILNVASMLSFQGGILVPGYAASKHAVAGLTKALANEWAASGVTVNAIAPGYMATDNTAPIRADADREASILARIPAGRWGTPGDLQGAFVFLASDAAAYVTGAIVPVDGGWLVR; from the coding sequence ATGATCCTCGACTCCTTCCGCCTCGACGGCCGGGTCGCCCTCGTGACCGGCTCGACCCGCGGCCTCGGCCAGGGCGCCGCGCTCGCGCTCGCCGAGGCCGGCGCCGACGTGGCCCTGCTCGACCGCGGCGACGCCGCCGAGACGGCCGAGCGCATCGCCGCCCTCGGACGTCGAGCCCACCGGATCCGGCTCGACCTCGGCACGGCGACGCCCGAACAGCTCGCCGAAGCGGTCGCCGAGACGGTCGCCGAGCTCGGGGGCATCGACATCCTGGTCAACAACGCCGGCACCATTCGTCGCGCGCCCGCCGCCGAGCACCCGGCGACGGACTGGGACGAGGTGCTCGCCGTCAACCTCGACGCGGTGTTCCACCTGTCGCAGGCCGCGGGTCGTCGGATGATCGCGCAGGGCTCGGGCCGCATCCTGAACGTCGCTTCGATGCTGTCGTTCCAGGGCGGCATCCTCGTCCCCGGATACGCGGCATCCAAGCACGCGGTCGCGGGGCTGACCAAGGCGCTCGCGAACGAGTGGGCCGCCTCGGGAGTGACGGTCAACGCGATCGCGCCGGGCTACATGGCCACCGACAACACCGCGCCCATCCGCGCCGACGCCGACCGCGAGGCATCCATCCTCGCCCGCATCCCCGCCGGCCGGTGGGGCACCCCCGGCGACCTGCAGGGCGCGTTCGTCTTCCTCGCCTCGGATGCCGCGGCCTACGTCACCGGCGCCATCGTGCCGGTCGACGGCGGCTGGCTCGTCCGCTGA
- a CDS encoding PfkB family carbohydrate kinase, with the protein MSATVGRGLLAIGETMGMVAPVAAERLERADVFRVDAGGAESNVAAHVAALGQPAAWYSHVGDDALGRRVVARVRSRGVDVSRVVVDSRHPTGLYLKDPGHGVAYYRAGSAAAHLDIADAERLTWDGIAVVHLSGITAALDATAPAFLDRVIDRARDARVTVSFDVNHRAALWPADAAAAPLLDLARRADIVFVGRDEAETLWDAATADAARRLLPETAQLVVKDGAVGATLYTGEERVFESALVVDVVEPVGAGDAFAGGYLAALLAGAAPAERLRAGHDRAALTMATTGDFPDDAAESPVADIPSERTSA; encoded by the coding sequence GTGAGCGCCACGGTGGGGCGGGGCTTGCTGGCGATCGGCGAGACCATGGGGATGGTCGCGCCGGTCGCCGCCGAACGGCTCGAGCGCGCCGACGTCTTCCGCGTCGACGCCGGGGGAGCGGAGTCGAACGTCGCCGCGCACGTGGCCGCGCTCGGCCAGCCCGCGGCCTGGTACTCGCACGTCGGCGACGACGCGCTCGGCCGTCGCGTCGTGGCGCGGGTGCGGTCGCGCGGCGTCGACGTGTCACGCGTCGTCGTCGACTCCCGCCACCCCACCGGCCTCTATCTGAAGGACCCCGGCCACGGTGTCGCCTACTACCGTGCCGGGTCGGCCGCGGCGCATCTCGACATCGCCGACGCCGAGCGCCTGACGTGGGACGGCATCGCCGTGGTGCACCTCTCGGGCATCACGGCCGCGCTCGATGCCACCGCCCCGGCGTTCCTCGACCGCGTCATCGACCGCGCCCGCGACGCCCGCGTCACGGTCAGCTTCGACGTCAACCATCGCGCGGCGCTTTGGCCCGCCGACGCCGCGGCGGCACCGCTGCTCGATCTCGCGCGCCGAGCCGACATCGTCTTCGTCGGCCGTGACGAGGCCGAGACGCTGTGGGATGCCGCGACGGCGGACGCCGCACGCCGCCTCCTGCCCGAGACGGCCCAGCTCGTCGTGAAGGACGGTGCCGTCGGCGCGACGCTGTACACCGGCGAGGAGCGCGTGTTCGAGTCGGCCCTCGTCGTCGATGTCGTCGAGCCGGTCGGGGCGGGCGATGCGTTCGCCGGCGGCTACCTGGCTGCGCTGCTGGCAGGCGCCGCTCCCGCTGAGCGGCTGCGGGCAGGGCACGACCGCGCCGCCCTCACGATGGCCACCACCGGCGACTTCCCCGACGACGCGGCGGAGTCGCCCGTCGCCGACATCCCCTCCGAAAGGACTTCCGCATGA
- a CDS encoding MarR family winged helix-turn-helix transcriptional regulator: MTNTPRSLTPTQLAAYLAFTEVGSLLRPAVETQLKDAGGLSYVQFQLLARLNDAPGGTLRMTDLADGVVYSRSGLTYQATLLEQRGYVTRSPSPEDERSTVVALTGAGRDVLAAVFPGHIETVHRLLFAPLSEADAADLARILGSVTTHLRSAPPRSASRRRPS, encoded by the coding sequence ATGACGAACACGCCGCGCTCCCTGACTCCGACGCAGCTGGCGGCCTACCTCGCGTTCACCGAGGTGGGCAGCCTGCTGCGTCCCGCCGTCGAGACGCAGCTGAAGGATGCCGGCGGCCTGAGCTACGTGCAGTTCCAGCTGCTGGCGCGGTTGAACGACGCCCCAGGCGGCACCCTGCGCATGACCGACCTCGCCGACGGCGTGGTGTACAGCCGCAGCGGACTGACCTACCAGGCCACGCTGCTCGAGCAGCGCGGGTACGTCACGCGGTCACCGTCTCCGGAGGACGAGCGCAGCACGGTGGTCGCCCTGACCGGCGCCGGACGCGACGTGCTCGCCGCTGTGTTCCCCGGTCACATCGAGACGGTGCATCGGCTGCTGTTCGCACCGCTGTCGGAGGCGGATGCCGCCGATCTCGCGCGCATCCTCGGCAGCGTGACGACGCACCTGCGCTCGGCGCCGCCGCGTTCGGCATCCCGCCGTCGTCCGAGCTGA
- a CDS encoding glycoside hydrolase family 88 protein: MTSLPGTDLDAPAGPAPADPAAIEAAIAAALTTLRRNIETFGLSYPDDTTDGDRYPIRPAAGGFAAGANRGWTTSFWPGMMWIAWELTGDAFFRDAGLAHAEDFARRVRDEEDLDTHDLGFLYTLASVAPYRLLGDEDARASALDAADHLMRRFLEPAGIVQAWGDLSDPTQRGRTIVDSLMNMPLLTWAGEQTGEERFADAVRRHTTQLRTHILRDDDTTFHTFYWDAETGEPLRGATEQGAFDDSCWARGQAWGVYGFALNHRATGDPALLDASRRCAERFLSKLPSDRVPFWDMVYTDGADAPRDSSSAAIVVSGLFELADAETDAAAADRYRRSAYEILGSLIANYTPETPEASDAVILHSVYDFPKSVGVDEGTLWGDYFYLEALVRAARPGWKPYW, from the coding sequence ATGACATCCCTCCCCGGTACCGACCTCGACGCGCCGGCGGGCCCGGCACCCGCCGACCCCGCCGCGATCGAGGCGGCGATCGCCGCCGCCCTGACGACCCTGCGTCGCAACATCGAGACGTTCGGCCTGAGCTACCCGGACGACACGACGGACGGCGACCGGTACCCGATCCGACCCGCTGCGGGCGGGTTCGCCGCGGGCGCCAACCGCGGCTGGACCACGAGCTTCTGGCCGGGCATGATGTGGATCGCGTGGGAGCTGACCGGCGACGCCTTCTTCCGTGACGCCGGGCTCGCGCACGCCGAGGACTTCGCCCGACGCGTGCGCGACGAGGAGGACCTCGACACCCACGACCTGGGCTTCCTGTACACGCTGGCGTCCGTCGCGCCCTACCGCCTGCTCGGCGACGAGGACGCGCGCGCGAGCGCGCTCGACGCCGCCGACCACCTGATGCGCCGCTTCCTCGAGCCGGCCGGCATCGTGCAGGCGTGGGGCGACCTCTCCGACCCCACGCAGCGCGGCCGGACGATCGTCGACAGCCTCATGAACATGCCGCTGCTGACCTGGGCCGGCGAGCAGACCGGCGAGGAGCGGTTCGCCGACGCCGTGCGCCGTCACACGACGCAGCTGCGCACGCACATCCTGCGCGACGACGACACCACGTTCCACACCTTCTACTGGGACGCCGAGACCGGGGAGCCCCTGCGCGGCGCCACGGAGCAGGGCGCGTTCGACGACTCCTGCTGGGCGCGCGGTCAGGCGTGGGGCGTCTACGGCTTCGCGCTGAACCACCGGGCGACCGGCGACCCGGCGCTCCTGGACGCGTCGCGGCGCTGCGCGGAGCGATTCCTCTCGAAGCTTCCGAGCGACCGCGTGCCCTTCTGGGACATGGTCTACACCGACGGCGCCGACGCCCCGCGCGACAGCTCGTCGGCGGCGATCGTCGTCTCGGGACTGTTCGAGCTCGCCGACGCCGAGACCGACGCCGCGGCCGCGGATCGGTACCGGCGCTCGGCGTACGAGATCCTCGGGTCGCTGATCGCGAACTACACTCCCGAGACGCCGGAGGCCTCCGACGCGGTCATCCTGCACAGCGTGTACGACTTCCCGAAGTCCGTCGGCGTCGACGAGGGCACCCTGTGGGGCGACTACTTCTACCTCGAAGCGCTCGTGCGCGCCGCGCGCCCCGGCTGGAAGCCGTACTGGTGA
- a CDS encoding carbohydrate ABC transporter permease: MTTTAAAPKVGRPEPTQRRRRSKLTLRNTLLGWSFILPNFLGFALLTLVPVITLFYMSLTNWNIFGTANWVGLANFERLLGDGSFRISFVNTLYYAALHIPLTIIASLGLALLLNNKLRGVAFFRTAAFFPYITSIVAIAVVWNLLFSPEYGPVNEILRAIGIANPPGWLTSSEWAMPAVVIVSTWRDMGYYMILFLAGLQTVPRELYEAARMDGANAWERFVNVTLPCLRPTMFFVTVMLTINSFKIFDLILVMTEGGPGQSTLVISQFIYRKGFEENQFGYASAAAVALFFLCIFVTIIQFVWNKRRNV, encoded by the coding sequence ATGACCACCACCGCCGCCGCCCCGAAGGTCGGCCGTCCCGAGCCGACGCAGCGTCGCCGGCGCTCGAAGCTGACGCTGCGCAACACGCTGCTGGGCTGGAGCTTCATCCTCCCGAACTTCCTCGGCTTCGCCCTGCTGACGCTCGTTCCCGTCATCACGCTGTTCTACATGTCGCTGACGAACTGGAACATCTTCGGCACGGCGAACTGGGTGGGGCTGGCGAACTTCGAGCGACTGCTCGGTGACGGCAGCTTCCGCATCTCGTTCGTCAACACCCTCTACTACGCCGCTCTGCACATCCCGCTGACGATCATCGCGTCGCTCGGTCTCGCGCTGCTGCTGAACAACAAGCTGCGCGGGGTCGCGTTCTTCCGCACCGCCGCGTTCTTCCCGTACATCACATCGATCGTCGCGATCGCGGTCGTGTGGAACCTGCTGTTCAGCCCGGAGTACGGGCCCGTGAACGAGATCCTGCGGGCGATCGGCATCGCCAACCCTCCCGGCTGGCTGACCTCGTCCGAGTGGGCCATGCCCGCCGTCGTCATCGTCAGCACCTGGCGCGACATGGGCTACTACATGATCCTGTTCCTGGCCGGTCTGCAGACCGTGCCGCGCGAGCTGTACGAGGCGGCACGCATGGACGGCGCCAACGCGTGGGAGCGGTTCGTCAACGTGACGCTGCCGTGCCTGCGCCCGACGATGTTCTTCGTCACCGTCATGCTCACGATCAACTCGTTCAAGATCTTCGACCTCATCCTCGTCATGACCGAGGGCGGGCCGGGGCAGTCGACGCTCGTGATCTCGCAGTTCATCTACCGCAAGGGCTTCGAGGAGAACCAGTTCGGCTACGCGTCCGCCGCGGCCGTGGCGCTGTTCTTCCTCTGCATCTTCGTGACCATCATCCAGTTCGTCTGGAACAAGCGGAGGAACGTCTGA
- a CDS encoding bifunctional 4-hydroxy-2-oxoglutarate aldolase/2-dehydro-3-deoxy-phosphogluconate aldolase, protein MTTPSVDHATTDQAAALDVVFAGAPLMAILRGMGLERSVRLATTAWDLGIDSVEVPLQTDEDERALREVARLGAERGKAVGAGTILTPAQVAVAADAGAAYVVSPGLDPDVVRAAQERGIPILPGVATPSEVQRAVSMGLTWLKAFPAQWLGADWFAHIRGPFPGVRFVATGGMNAANAADFLDAGVRVVAVGSALEDEAQLPRLAELLAR, encoded by the coding sequence ATGACCACGCCTTCCGTCGACCATGCAACCACCGACCAGGCCGCTGCGCTCGATGTCGTCTTCGCGGGCGCCCCGCTGATGGCGATCCTGCGGGGCATGGGGCTCGAGCGCTCGGTCCGCCTCGCGACGACAGCCTGGGACCTGGGCATCGACTCGGTCGAGGTGCCGCTGCAGACCGACGAGGACGAGCGGGCGCTGCGCGAGGTCGCGCGGCTCGGCGCCGAGCGGGGCAAGGCCGTCGGGGCCGGCACGATCCTGACGCCCGCGCAGGTCGCCGTCGCCGCCGACGCCGGCGCGGCGTACGTCGTGTCGCCGGGCCTCGACCCCGACGTCGTCCGGGCTGCCCAAGAGCGCGGCATCCCGATCCTGCCCGGCGTCGCGACGCCGAGCGAGGTGCAGCGCGCGGTCTCGATGGGGCTGACCTGGCTGAAGGCTTTTCCCGCGCAGTGGCTGGGCGCCGACTGGTTCGCGCACATCCGCGGGCCGTTCCCCGGGGTGCGGTTCGTCGCGACGGGCGGCATGAACGCCGCCAACGCCGCCGACTTCCTCGATGCCGGTGTCCGTGTCGTCGCGGTGGGCTCCGCCCTCGAAGACGAGGCGCAGCTGCCACGACTGGCCGAGCTCCTCGCGCGCTGA
- a CDS encoding NADP-dependent oxidoreductase yields MNAMQFSQTGGPDVLEVVDIDRPEPAPGQVRIRVAASAYNAADGGMRAGFLPIPIQLPHVPGYDVSGHVDAVGAGVTDLAVNDAVIAFLPMESDGGAAEFVLAPADAVVAAPTSVPLADAAALPSVALTAWQALFDDGRLEPGQRVLIVGAGGVVGKYAVQLAKRAGIHVIATASPRSVDAVRAAGADQIIDHTATDVLGAIDGRVDVLLNLAPIEPELFEAYVGAVADGGAVVSTTAFMATPGDEARGVRAATVFVRRDRDRLAELVRLVDEGALTVEVTRRIPLAELPALHAEAAESGIAGKVIVLP; encoded by the coding sequence ATGAATGCAATGCAGTTCTCTCAGACCGGCGGCCCCGACGTCCTCGAGGTCGTCGACATCGACCGCCCCGAGCCGGCCCCCGGGCAGGTTCGCATCCGCGTCGCCGCGTCGGCGTACAACGCGGCGGACGGCGGGATGCGCGCGGGCTTCCTCCCCATCCCGATCCAGCTGCCGCACGTGCCCGGCTACGACGTCTCGGGGCACGTCGACGCGGTCGGCGCGGGCGTGACCGACCTCGCCGTGAACGACGCCGTGATCGCCTTCCTCCCCATGGAGAGCGACGGCGGCGCGGCGGAGTTCGTGCTGGCTCCCGCCGACGCCGTGGTCGCGGCACCGACGAGCGTCCCGCTCGCCGATGCCGCCGCGCTTCCCTCCGTCGCGCTGACCGCGTGGCAGGCCCTCTTCGACGACGGTCGCCTCGAGCCGGGCCAGCGGGTGCTGATCGTCGGCGCCGGCGGTGTCGTCGGCAAGTACGCCGTGCAGCTCGCCAAGCGCGCCGGCATCCACGTCATCGCCACCGCGAGCCCCCGCAGCGTCGACGCCGTCCGCGCGGCCGGGGCCGACCAGATCATCGACCACACCGCGACCGACGTGCTGGGCGCGATCGACGGGCGGGTCGACGTGCTGCTGAACCTCGCCCCGATCGAACCCGAGCTGTTCGAGGCCTACGTCGGGGCCGTCGCCGACGGCGGAGCGGTCGTCAGCACGACCGCCTTCATGGCCACCCCGGGCGACGAGGCACGAGGCGTCCGCGCCGCGACGGTGTTCGTCCGCCGCGACCGCGACCGGCTGGCCGAGCTGGTCCGACTCGTGGACGAGGGCGCGCTCACCGTCGAGGTCACGCGGCGGATCCCGCTCGCCGAGCTCCCCGCGCTGCACGCCGAGGCGGCCGAGAGCGGCATCGCCGGCAAGGTCATCGTCCTCCCCTGA
- a CDS encoding carbohydrate ABC transporter permease, translating into MTNLLVPQDDRRALRKLAADAMPEGPRPDTVSPLRRVGRIAGYVALIVAAAALLLPFFWMIMSSLKTANEVFSVPIQWIPEVFIWQNYVDIWNQSGMLTWIRNTLVLAVVVTFLQVLTGSFAAYGFARIRFPGRDVLFLAYIGTIAVPWQSYMIPQFILLSNAKVSNTLWAIILIQAFGAFGVFLMKQFYETIPEELSEAARLDGLSEYGIWRRIMLPLSVPALASLTLLTFVNTWNDYLGPLIYLRNPDLWTIQLGLKSFVSNLYDTNYALLFAGLVISVVPIALIFLLGQKYFVEGIATSGMKG; encoded by the coding sequence ATGACGAATCTTCTCGTCCCGCAGGACGACCGTCGAGCGCTGCGCAAGCTCGCCGCCGACGCCATGCCCGAGGGCCCCCGGCCCGACACCGTCAGCCCGCTGCGCCGCGTCGGCCGCATCGCCGGGTACGTCGCGCTCATCGTCGCGGCCGCCGCGCTGCTGCTGCCGTTCTTCTGGATGATCATGAGCTCGCTCAAGACCGCGAACGAGGTCTTCTCGGTGCCGATCCAGTGGATCCCCGAGGTGTTCATCTGGCAGAACTACGTCGACATCTGGAACCAGTCCGGGATGCTGACGTGGATCCGCAACACGCTCGTGCTCGCGGTCGTCGTGACCTTCCTGCAGGTGCTGACCGGATCGTTCGCGGCCTACGGGTTCGCCCGCATCCGCTTCCCCGGGCGCGACGTGCTCTTCCTCGCCTACATCGGCACGATCGCCGTGCCGTGGCAGTCGTACATGATCCCGCAGTTCATCCTGCTCTCGAACGCGAAGGTCTCGAACACCCTCTGGGCGATCATCCTGATCCAGGCCTTCGGCGCCTTCGGCGTGTTCCTGATGAAGCAGTTCTACGAGACCATCCCCGAGGAGCTCTCCGAGGCGGCACGTCTGGACGGCCTGAGCGAGTACGGCATCTGGCGCCGCATCATGCTGCCGCTGTCGGTGCCGGCACTGGCGAGTCTGACGCTGCTGACCTTCGTCAACACCTGGAACGACTACCTCGGACCGCTCATCTACCTGCGCAACCCCGACCTGTGGACCATCCAGCTCGGCCTGAAGAGCTTCGTCAGCAACCTCTACGACACCAACTACGCGCTGCTGTTCGCGGGTCTGGTCATCTCGGTGGTGCCCATCGCGCTGATCTTCCTGCTCGGGCAGAAGTACTTCGTCGAGGGCATCGCGACCAGCGGCATGAAGGGCTGA
- the kduI gene encoding 5-dehydro-4-deoxy-D-glucuronate isomerase — MQQRYATNPAQIPGMTTADLREQYLVPEVFVPGEITVVYTHHDRIVLGGAVPAGRDLVLPGYPEIRSDYFLEHREVGIVNVGGTGTVTADGEVYTLVTGACLYLGRGIRDVVFADAAEGEGTDAGAQFYLFSAPAHTAYPAALVSPGEGTVRELGDQVTSNRRTLNQYIHENGVKSCQIVMGVTTLHEGSMWNTMPAHTHDRRTECYLYFDVPEDARVIHLLGEREETRHLVVADRQAIISPSWSLHSGVGTAAYSFIWAMAGENQAFDDMDAAPVTTLK; from the coding sequence ATGCAGCAGCGTTACGCGACCAACCCGGCGCAGATCCCCGGCATGACCACCGCCGACCTGCGCGAGCAGTACCTCGTGCCCGAGGTCTTCGTGCCGGGTGAGATCACCGTCGTCTACACCCACCACGACCGCATCGTCCTCGGCGGCGCGGTGCCGGCCGGCCGAGACCTCGTCCTGCCCGGCTACCCCGAGATCCGCAGCGACTACTTCCTCGAGCACCGCGAGGTGGGCATCGTCAACGTCGGCGGCACCGGCACGGTCACCGCCGACGGCGAGGTCTACACGCTCGTGACGGGCGCGTGCCTGTACCTCGGCCGCGGCATCCGCGACGTGGTCTTCGCCGACGCGGCGGAGGGCGAGGGCACGGACGCCGGGGCGCAGTTCTACCTGTTCTCGGCGCCCGCGCACACCGCCTATCCGGCCGCGCTCGTGTCGCCCGGCGAGGGGACGGTGCGCGAGCTCGGCGACCAGGTCACGAGCAACCGTCGCACGCTCAACCAGTACATCCACGAGAACGGCGTGAAGAGCTGCCAGATCGTCATGGGCGTGACGACGCTGCACGAGGGCTCGATGTGGAACACCATGCCCGCGCACACCCACGACCGGCGCACGGAGTGCTACCTGTACTTCGACGTGCCCGAGGACGCCCGCGTCATCCACCTGCTTGGCGAGCGCGAGGAGACGCGTCACCTCGTCGTCGCCGACCGCCAGGCGATCATCTCGCCCAGCTGGTCGCTGCACTCGGGCGTCGGGACCGCCGCCTACTCGTTCATCTGGGCGATGGCCGGCGAGAACCAGGCGTTCGACGACATGGATGCCGCTCCCGTCACGACCCTGAAGTGA